One genomic segment of Sulfurimonas sp. includes these proteins:
- a CDS encoding radical SAM protein produces MKTIFGPINSRRFGSSLGIDLSPVLKQCNFDCLYCELAPSATTDEQKSTVAVSAIINELKEHLNDHIDVITITANGEPTLYPYLDELIDELNKIKASAQTLILTNSSTLVNEKVFNSLLKLDQVKLSLDAVSESVFKRIDRPHSNIDIEKIVQKVIEFSHIFKGKLFIEILFVYGLNDTKEEIEKLNKALLKMDVTRIDLGTIDRPPAYPVIGLSYKELYEASLLFDGSLPIHIASRVHSEPNNADYNNEEILNTLDKRPLTAEDINLLFDEESKKRLETLIKESKITKKRVGNLEFFILHENEKRKRIK; encoded by the coding sequence TTCTTTGGGTATAGACCTCTCCCCCGTTCTAAAACAGTGCAATTTTGACTGCCTCTATTGCGAGCTTGCTCCAAGTGCGACGACAGATGAGCAAAAAAGCACAGTAGCGGTATCTGCAATCATCAATGAACTCAAAGAACATTTAAACGACCATATAGATGTCATAACTATAACTGCAAACGGAGAACCGACTCTCTATCCGTATTTAGATGAACTCATCGATGAGTTAAACAAAATAAAGGCATCTGCTCAAACTCTCATTTTAACAAACAGCTCGACTTTAGTTAATGAGAAAGTTTTTAACTCGCTCTTAAAACTCGACCAAGTTAAACTATCTCTTGATGCGGTAAGCGAGAGCGTTTTTAAAAGAATTGACAGACCGCACTCAAATATAGATATTGAAAAAATAGTTCAAAAAGTAATTGAATTTAGCCATATTTTTAAAGGCAAACTCTTCATTGAGATACTTTTTGTTTATGGGCTTAACGACACAAAAGAGGAGATAGAAAAACTCAACAAGGCTCTTTTGAAAATGGATGTCACAAGAATTGATTTAGGCACTATCGACAGACCTCCTGCTTATCCCGTCATCGGGCTTAGCTACAAAGAGCTTTATGAAGCATCTCTTCTTTTTGACGGCTCCCTGCCTATTCATATAGCTTCAAGAGTTCATTCAGAACCGAATAATGCTGACTATAATAATGAAGAGATATTAAACACGCTGGACAAAAGACCCTTAACTGCCGAAGATATAAACCTGCTCTTTGATGAAGAAAGCAAAAAACGACTTGAAACACTTATAAAAGAGTCTAAAATTACCAAAAAAAGAGTAGGAAATCTGGAATTTTTTATTTTGCACGAAAATGAAAAACGAAAACGGATAAAATAG